The genomic window CGATTCGACCGTTGCTCGCGTCGTTGCTTTCTCTACAGAACTACCCACGTCACTCGCCGACACGTTGCGCGAGATGATCGAAGGTGAGGCTCTCGCGACGACGTTGCCTTGGCGACCATCGACTTCGCGCCGTTGCGTGGAGGCGATTGCGGCGGTGACTGGGACTCAACCTGTCACCGAGGAGGGTCCTTCCTACGTGATCCCTGCCGGGATCACGGCTCCTTCACGTGCTGATGTTCAGACATACGATCGTGAAGAGGCCGAGGCGCTGCGAGCGCTAATACCCAAGGGCGACCCAGTCGAAGGTTGCGGTCCTTGGGCAGTGGCCGTCATCAACGGCAACGTGGCTTCGGTATGCAGTACCGCCAGGGATGGCCACGGGCGCAGAAGCGGGTCTCTGGACGTACCCGGCCTACCGAGGCAACGGCTTCGGCGCCCACACGACGGCCAGGTGGGCCAATCTCATCACCGATGGTGGACGCACGGCGTTCTACAGCACTTCGTCCGAGAATCTGTCATCTCAGCGGGTAGCCGAACGACTCGGGGTACCGGTATTCGCGTGGTGGTGGCGCCTCGAACGGCGGCGCTCCTAACTGCCGCTCGGCCCCCGCGGATCAGGCAGTCTGTCCGTGCCGCCCGAGCAGCGCTGGCGTCATCTCGTGAGCACGGGCGAGATGCACGATCGCCGGGGTTGAGCAGCTCTGCCGTCATCAGGACCCGATCTGGAGTCGGTCGACAGCGAGAGCGCGACGAGCCGGGCGTTCTCGATCGCCCGAGCGATCTCAATGGCGGTCGCATCGTCCACGCTGTCCCAGGTCTCGATGCCCTCGTCGAGGACGACGCCGATGTGATCGGGTTGGAGTCGGTCGACCTCGACCGTGTCGCCCACCGCTGTCAGCCCGTAGATCTGGGTCAGCACCGTTGGAGTCTGCTTGATCTGGTGGTGCGGGTGCCGTCGGAGCGAGAAACGACCTCGAGCCCGGGTTCTGGGACAGTGCTAGGCAAGAGGTCGTGGCGAGGAAGGCACGTTACGACACGATCGC from Actinomycetota bacterium includes these protein-coding regions:
- a CDS encoding GNAT family N-acetyltransferase is translated as MATGAEAGLWTYPAYRGNGFGAHTTARWANLITDGGRTAFYSTSSENLSSQRVAERLGVPVFAWWWRLERRRS